A region of Vitis vinifera cultivar Pinot Noir 40024 chromosome 13, ASM3070453v1 DNA encodes the following proteins:
- the LOC104881180 gene encoding B3 domain-containing protein At3g25182-like: protein MDSVVEDEKKHDQRLEETMKILEDGDDQCLQKKIKIKKRPPRCHDDDDDDDDDEGVCVQEKKKLMMKKMMDKAICSSPHATPELPVILRNRIKALGGSDVTFVIQKPLFKSDVRLSQNRLSIPLNQIQQSFLTPEESERLNSGGNGKKCADMEVMLIEPSLHRETISLRKWDMKKASGNSTSMYVLVTNWNSVVRRNSMSKDETVQLWSFRIKSKLGFALVKRRLQDDPRNSSLRGILDN, encoded by the coding sequence ATGGATTCTGTGGTAGAAGATGAGAAGAAACACGATCAACGTCTTGAAGAAACGATGAAGATATTGGAAGATGGAGATGATCAGTGTCTTCAAAAAAAGATCAAGATCAAGAAGCGGCCACCACGGTGccatgatgatgatgacgacgACGATGATGATGAGGGGGTGTGTGTTCAGGAGAAAAAGAAGCtgatgatgaagaagatgatggatAAGGCAATTTGTTCGTCTCCCCATGCAACGCCAGAGCTCCCTGTCATCCTCAGGAATCGGATTAAGGCTCTAGGGGGTTCTGATGTCACTTTTGTAATCCAGAAGCCTCTCTTCAAGAGTGATGTGAGACTCAGTCAGAACCGTCTATCCATACCCTTGAATCAGATACAACAAAGTTTCCTCACACCTGAAGAGAGCGAGAGGTTGAACTCAGGAGGAAACGGAAAAAAATGTGCAGATATGGAAGTGATGTTGATTGAGCCCTCCCTTCATCGAGAAACCATCAGTCTGAGGAAGTGGGACATGAAGAAAGCTTCCGGAAATTCTACCTCAATGTATGTGTTGGTGACTAATTGGAATTCGGTTGTACGGAGGAATAGTATGAGTAAAGATGAAACGGTGCAGCTCTGGTCTTTTCGAATCAAGTCCAAGTTGGGTTTCGCTCTTGTAAAGAGAAGACTACAAGATGATCCTAGGAATAGTTCATTAAGGGGCATCCTGGATAACTGA
- the LOC100244446 gene encoding protein STRICTOSIDINE SYNTHASE-LIKE 10-like: protein MKLSQFFIFSFISISLFECVNSHQALKYNKLKLPSGVSGPESIAFDCNGDGPYTGISDGRILKWQGSKHGWKEFAITSPFRIPKFCNGSINPAMEQVCGRPLGLKFNEATCDLYIADAYFGLLVVGHNGGVAKQIAISAEGVPFRFTNALDIDQNTGIVYFTDTSTIFQRWAYAIAMQTGDKTGRLLKYDPRTKEVTVLLRGLSFSNGVALSKDKDFVLVTETTTAKVTRYWLQGQKSQLSDTFTQLVGCPDNIQRNIHGEFWVAQNNCGRP, encoded by the exons ATGAAGCTCTCacaattctttattttctcttttatttcgATTTCTCTTTTTGAATGTGTTAATTCACATCAAGCCTTAAAATACAACAAACTTAAACTTCCTTCAGGGGTATCTGGCCCTGAAAGCATCGCCTTCGATTGTAATGGAGATGGTCCTTATACTGGCATCTCGGATGGTAGAATTTTAAAATGGCAAGGTTCGAAACATGGATGGAAGGAGTTTGCAATCACTTCCCCGTTCAG GATTCCTAAATTTTGTAATGGATCAATCAACCCTGCAATGGAACAAGTATGTGGAAGACCATTGGgtcttaaattcaatgaagCAACATGTGATCTTTACATTGCAGATGCCTATTTTGGGTTATTGGTGGTTGGGCACAATGGTGGAGTTGCTAAACAAATAGCCATTAGTGCAGAAGGAGTCCCATTTCGATTCACTAATGCTTTGGATATTGATCAAAACACTGGAATTGTCTATTTTACCGATACTAGCACCATATTTCAAAGATG GGCTTATGCAATAGCAATGCAAACTGGGGATAAGACCGGAAGGTTACTAAAATATGATCCAAGGACCAAAGAAGTGACGGTGTTGCTAAGAGGCTTATCCTTTTCAAATGGGGTTGCATTAAGCAAAGACAaagattttgttttagttactGAAACCACTACCGCCAAAGTCACAAGATATTGGCTCCAAGGTCAAAAATCTCAATTGAGTGACACTTTTACACAACTTGTTGGATGTCCGGATAATATTCAAAGAAACATTCATGGGGAATTTTGGGTTGCACAAAATAATTGTGGAAGACCATAA